TTTGGTACCTTCGATATGGAAATAATCAAGTGCAAAGGGTTGAATGCTCATTTTACTTCATCTATTAACTGCTCGATATCGTCGATTTTTATTGCACACTTAGGCTCGTCATTACATGAAGTGCCTTTGGAATTGCGTACAATTCTGGCTCTGTTGTACAGTCACACTTTCCTTCACTCAAGCTCTGTCTGGTTTCTTTTTGCTACCACCCCTGTTCACCGTCGATCAAGTCTTATGGTTGagttgtttaatcattccaatGTTGTCGATATCAATGATCGCCACGCCCATGGATGCTACCATAATGCAGCGTGCGACGGGGAAAAATCAGTGCACCATAAACGGGCAGGTGAGCGGtcacggttttttttaattttgtactacCCCTCGTGCTATATCCTTTGCTTCTCAGGTTGCGCTGTTCGTGCTGTGGTGCTACGGCATCAAGTTCTTGCCAACAGTGGTAACGATAGTCTTATCACAGTGCGTCTCGTTTTTCACCTTGTGCCCTGTTTACTTGGGCGCTGACTCTAAATGCATCTACGTGTACCCTGACTCCCATGGAGAGACTTCATGGGGCGGTTGGGGCGCCAAGCCAAACGTCATTTTAGCGGTACAGCATTTCGCTTTGACGTTGTTAGTTTTACATTTAGGTAAATTCTCTTGCTGGTCGATCTTTTTAAATACTATGCATCGttaatttgaacaaaatttaagGGCTTGATGCTTCTTTACAGTAACAATATCCATAGGCTTTGTACATAGAGACTATTCGATTTGGAACAAGCAACCTTTCAACAATATGGTGTGGTTTTTAGGTGCTCTCTTTACGTGAGTCCAATATTCGTATTCTTCGAAAGTAGTCGCACGATTTAGGTAAAATTTTTGCTATCGTTTCTGTTAGATTGGGCGCACAAGCAGCATTCTCAGGGACTGTGTtctgcaaattttggagagaaGAGGGTCAGAGGATGGAAGACTTTCCTATTCAGGTTCCTTTGTTTTTCTTGGCCTCGCTGCCATTGATCTTTACCATCAATGAATTGATCAAATGGCAAGAAATTAAGTgagtatatataatatattcgtTTGAAGTGTAAGTAGTGGAAAATGTTTAATTGATCGTTGAACCTTTCCAGAGTGAACGTCAGGTATCAAAAGAGAGCTCGACTAGAATTTGGTACAAAGCTGGGTATGAATTCGCCGTTTTGAAGATTTCCATTGGCGGATGAAACGAATAGCCAGGGACACGAAGGTACAGTTAGTTAAATGGTGATAAAATGTGTACATATAGATTTTCGTTGGGTAACAGGACTGGAATACTCAAGTTTCGCATAATACCGTCGCTGTATTAAAATGTGCTCCGTGAACATCGTCCGAAtctttaatttattacttatttattGTAAAGCTGTACGTATTAAACGCTAACGATTCATCgagaaaaaagtaattttatctAGGTAATGTTACAgagaaatgtataaattaaatcgGATAGTTATAAAGCTGTTTGACACTTTAAAAGTGTTTGAAATGTTCTATTTGAGAATGAAGCTACGGGCAATTTTACAGCCTCGTAATTATATTAGCGCTTGATACGAAACACTTTTAAAACGCGTATAATTGTTTTCACAGTTCGATAATCGAACGTcaaagtatttatatttttatataacgaTGTAATTTACATTTTAAGAATTGATGTTCTGCGAACCGTAACATATGCTACTCCGAGCTTATTAGGTATTATACATTtactttccttttaatttttgatatttttaagcCAGCtgctttttatttaactttccgGGGCTTCTGTGAAAACGTCGCCTTTATGAAAAagaagcatatattttatataacagAGTTTGatttattaaatagaaaactcaGTTTAAATTCAATAGATTTTGAACGCATAAGACTCCGAATTTTCTGTATTAGAAAAGAAATGTAATCATTTACTTTTACTTTGGTCTTTCCTACTTAGGATTTGCTGTACAAAGCAGGCAGTATGTAAAATACTTAAATACTACTGCTAGTTAGACTTAATAATTTTGGTATTAGTCGTAGTAAATATGTACGGGTACATTATCCTATGTTTTCGATTTTCCTGTGTTCCtatagaaattaatttattttttcaaatagattGATGCACTACTTCAATCAACTTTTTCGGGATGTCTCTTTTTGCATGTTAGCGAACGTTATTTTATatgaatgtttaaataaatggcTTTGTAAGTTACTACAATTTGTGACTGCGAGGTAACCGaaagaaaaattacaatttaagaTATAGATTACTCCGGTATACGAAGAATATTGAAATGTTTCGGCGTGCACTGTGGTTTATAGAACTTGTGATAGAATTTTATCTTGAATTTAACACGGAATACATACTTTCTGTTTTTACAatcatattaaaacaaattttatacagtTACGTATTTTAACTTTATTACGTACACTATCGAATATAGTTGAAATTGTAAACTGACCTAAGTCATTTGCAATCTGAGCTTTATTAGGTAGATAAATACTGTCGATTGTAAAAAAGGAATTCTTAAGGGATTATTGTTTCGTATATGTACTACTAAAAGCCTTTTTTTATGTTCGATTTTTATAGAAATGGTTAGAGATTTTACTTAAATGTAAATGATTGTAAAGTTACTTGGAAGATGAGAATAAAATGCTTCTTTTAAGTTAAATGTTTCTTaaaagttttatattttttccttgtttcgcgAGTTTAGAAACATATTACCGCGACGTGTGTACGTATAAAGAATAGCAACTTAATTTCCTTCGTTCGTTAATCGAAGGTAGTAGATTGCGAGGtattttggtttaaaaaattcaacaagGAATATGGTATCATCTGTtacgcttatttattattttctgtatAATAATCAAAATCATTACCACAAATATGACTAAACAGAGGATAGCGAAAGTTATAGCTTCGTACAATAATTTCGGTGAGAACACCGACCATACGAACAGATGATGGCGTTGAATACTGATTATAATAGTGTAAATAGCTACCGGAAACAATCTCCATGTAATGTACGTTTTACTAATTCGTGTAACGATCTCACGTGTACTATAAagcaaaaattgaatttcattgTGATGCATTAGTCCAGAGCAAACAGCTGAATCGAGGAGGGTTCAAAACTACTTACTCGTATGGATATTTCAATATTGCATGGTAAATGAGCAATAGATAAGCCAGAACGGGGGCGGATAAGACGTTAATTATTAACAACGACCCATTAACAAGCGGCATATATGATGACATGCCAACGTAACCCACAGCTACATCAATAGTCGCCAAACTATTAGAATTTCCCTGACGAACAGTGATTGTACGTTTAAAACTCAATTATGCTAAGCTCTCAATTgaattttctttaataattcatCGTTACCTGATAAAAGTAAAATACATTGCCCATCCAAGTGTAGACAAATGTATTTACTTGATGCGCGATACTGTCATTAATAATCCCATGAATCACGCCACTAAAAATGATTTGAAGTGGCACGAGTATTACATTGTGAGGCCGATGAAGCATCGCTGTAATCATGATCCATATTCGTACAATGGAAGACAACGTGATTCTTAAGAACATAGCCCCATTATATTTGATCGTTAAGGCTACACGATAAATATAATTTGCAAAGTTTATTGCGACTAGGACCCAGAAAATTTGTGCTTCGTACATTCCACTGCAACGAAAGAACATGGTGTGACTTTATGAAATGTTTGAACAGATTCACCGTACAAGCAACACGCTTACCTAGTTTCTGGGTACAATGGTACTTTGGCAACGCTATTGCCATGCATATGGCGAAGATAAATACACGCACCGATTATTGTATTAAACATTAACGACTGTTGTTTGTACTTTTTATCCTCGTGTATGAAATCGAGCCATATCAAAAGTGCGAGGGCTAAGAAGGTAGCTCGAATTACTTGGAGACACGTGTACATATGAAAGCAATGTTGAAGGAGAATTGATCATTTAATTACCAGTGATAAGCAAAATTGTCATGCCTAACATACTCTCCTGCTCTATCAAGAAATCAGCTATGTCAGGAAGATGAGCATACTTATCCCCAGTATTATTTAAGTTTCGAAGAATCCTATGCGCTATTAGTAGTAGCAATAGCTTAATGCAAATCTGTGCGTACAAATACTGCTTGTAATTCCTGTAACTAGAATTCGATATTTAGAATCTAAATCTTTTTCGCAGCTCTGAACTTTATGATACAACATGATTCTTACGATCGTAAATGTAAACAGAACTTCATGGCAGAATTATAAAGTAACAACGTGAGAAAAGTGACCCAGTAGAAGTACCAAGTTTGGTGTTCTTCTTCAACAAAACTACTGCCACTGAGGCTAATTGCATGTAGAAATGCGCCAAGTGGAAACAACCAATTTCTTTCCCAATTCTCTGCTTTCTAGTTCATTAATCGAGGCTTTAGTAAACTGTACGATAATGCGTATTATTTGATTTTCTTTACCTCGTGCGTGAAAACTCTGAAATGCTTAATGCTCGCAAGTAAGTAACTGTTGATGATTAAAACAGTtgctataaataatattatcgAAATTGCAACGAAATTCTTGGAACGGAGTAACGATACGCCTTCGAATTCccctaaataatttattactgcCCAAACAAGTATGTTCAAAATGACGAAAAAGATTGTACTTTTTAATGTAACAGACGTGTAAGACGCTTTCCCTATGAGAAGGCAAAGTACCTGaaataattatagaattttgATGTATGATTCGAAATGTtagatagaaaattaaattttaattcttacaTGGCACAAGAAAAGTATGGCTACTGTTATTATATGGAAGTCATATTTTATCATGCTGTTTATAAGCACTTCTTTCATTCCTTTGAGTGCAAGTTTATAAGACAGCACAATATCATCTGTTATGTCATTCGGATGATCTTTAGTATTTAACCAGGCATTATGAAGCTTTATCGCCTCCAAATATTTCTGATACGCATCTGCAAGAATGCGCAGGTACActgtattattaaaaaagaaaagtatttaAGTATATGTAACGAAATTTACCCACATTCGGACTTATAGTCAGTTAGTTTTTGAAAGTGATTGAACACTTGCTTGGCATTGTAATATaggacgaataatttcttcggaaTGGGCAATTTGTATAAATTGTCCAGAAAAGCAGTTCCCAGATTCGAAAACGGTATTGGCATGCCCAAGATAATGGATAATGTGGATGCAATATCTATCTGTTGTATTTCTGTAATATGATTGTGATTCTGCAGACATTCTTCACCAATTGCAATAAAGGGGACAGTTGTTTCTGGCATTGATGAACCACCATGACCACCAGAATCGCTCATCCCATGATCCCCACAGataataaacagagaagaatcATTATTTTGATTCTGAAGACAACAAGTTTAcactatttttataaataccgAATACGAGTCTCTGCTTTTTTTCTACGTTACAGCACGATCATATGCGGCCAATACAGTTAAAAGAATCGATTTAAGAAATTCATTACACCTACCCATTCTTGGATTCTCGagtgaattttcgaaattacatTATCCATTTCCCTcaatttagttttaattaaagGATTAAATGGTCCATACACATGACCAATATGATCAAGTCCCAGATAATGAAGAATCATTATTGTCCAATCATTATTACCATGTAACTCTTTTTGTAAATGTCTAGTCACATTATTGTCAACCTGAATTAGTAATTCCGATTGAGTTATATACTACTGCACAtgcaataatttaaaagaaatattggTGTAAAGTACCTCGGTATAGTCTGTTACAAAGAATGACGTGGTACCGTCATGACGATGGAATAGTGAAGGAAATAATGTAAGCCAAGTTTCATCCCCATAAAATACTGATTTATATCCATATCTTTGGGCCTGGAGAAGCACGTTATCACTAGAAACTGGTTTACCCCCAAAATTCAATGCTACATCAATGAAACTGGGAACTGTACCAGTTGTGATTGCCTATATTGCACAAAGTGTTAGTTGCTTTATATCTTACACTTTTAAAAGCACGACTGTTCAAGTAATTCTGTTTAagacagtgattcccaactggTGGGTTGCGACCCCCAAATGAGTCGTGAAGCCTTTTCTGGGGGTCACCATGGTTTCtgggtttttttttactattattaaaatagaattataTTATAGCAGGAGGTCACAGGCTATTTGATTactataaaaggggatcgcgactcaaaaaagctGGGAAACACTGGTTTAAGATATAGCACCTTTATTCTAGGCATCGTAACTGTTGGTGGCTGTACTTTAGATTGAAACAGACAAGCCGAAGAATTGGCAATAAGGCTGCTGGTCACGGGCATAGCCACTTTCCCAACTGATCCTGTTATAAAATCCCACCTCAGAGCATCGATAACCATAACGACCAATTTCTTGACCATTGGTTTATACAGTGTATCTACTTTGACTCTACAAAGTGCATTTAACTATTGAAATGTTATGAGACTCTACCTGACAATCTTATATCAACTCCATTCTATCTTTATACTTTCCCATGAAATTTCTCACTCACCTCACATTTTCTATGAATTTTGGAATGTCGTTTTCTGTTGCTATAGTGTTATCATAATTTATCAAAGGGAAGAACCCGTATAAAAACAATGTGATGGACAAAGGTCCAATCAAAAGTACATAAAACAATATGGCAATATTTTTACCCACTTCCATTTCTGTAACCAGAGGGAAGGAAATGTATACTTTCAAAAAACTATATGTACTATAAACAGCTGGCAGGTTCAAATTACAATCGCATGTCTATGAATCTTTACATGGATAAGGGTTCTACTACTTTACCATGATAGAACATGATTTTGAATTTATTACCGTACCTCTCATTTTTGTTACACTTATCAGTTCGAACGTTTAAAAAATAGGGTTTATAACAATCTATATTTTGTTCCTATAAAACTCTCTGACGTTTCTTATAACTTTAAGGTTAAATTAGAGGTAGACTATAGagggttgccaaccgtactataatatatagtaatagtattgtatgtttgtatgtactatatttttgtttagTGTACTATATGTATATGCACTGTCGGAAAAAGTATAGGTAGACCAAAGGAATGACAAATTCTAAACCAATAATGAGTAGATTTTTTATGGCACACATTTACTTTCACTAATAAAACGCTTAGAACATCTCGACATCGCTATTCTTGCTTGAAACGATAACGGAATGTTTTTCAAATTAGTTTGAACTAGGTACATATACCGAGCCCTTCCAGATTTTACAAACACATGACAAACGTATACAATTCTCCCCCTTTTCCACGAAGGCGgtaaattttaagaaacataAAACTACCGATCCTGACATGTTTCCTACTtacgaattattcgaaatttccaaAATCATAAGGGAATACAGCTTATGTGTCTAATAATAAAAGCAGAAGCGACATTACTGTCGAATTACAGTTGTTAATAAACAATTCATCTACGATATACGTTGGGAAGTCCAGGCGTTCTTACAAGGGCTACCAACTAGCCGCGGATTCGATACAATTGGgcttaaataatttttgcaaggaaaaaatgaaatttccgtattttgttaaaatttcgaCGGTTTCGTAACGTCGTAGCTGAAGGTTTTACGAAAAATCGATGGGAATTTCTTTATACGAAGAACGTTAATTAGAAGTCGCGCTGTATTTCACTGATAAAACCCGAACACAATCCGATCAATAAGTAGAAGCGGACTTTATTTTATCAAGTAGAATTCACTCAGTCAGTGTACAGCCGCAGGGACACATTATGTATCGATAATTGGGATTTTCAAGAAGCACAGTTCCTTACTTTTCGTATCTAAGTTAGACTAGCAGATTGTTTGGCTCATTTAATACATCGTGAGTATACCGAAATTAACGAAAGCAACTAGCTCCCAGCCCACAAAGATCTCCTATTTTCTCACAGGAACTGTTGTTCCTTCCAATCGTACTCAAAGACTTATCACCCtctttttattcgaaataatgAGCATGCACCATTTGGAGCAGAGGAACGAATTTGTAGAagaatttctttgaaaaatgtCTGGCAAGTTGTAATGTGATTCCAGGAGGAAATGGCATCAATAGAAGAGAGTTGGAAAGAGGCAACTGAAAATTTTGATAGTGCAATCTGTGATACATGGCTCGCAAAATTGCAGGAAGCTTATTCCGAGGAGAAGCGTACTTATCACAATCTGGACTCcctacatgaaaaattgaactGTTATTACGAGATTAAAGATAATTTGAAGAATCCTCGAGCTGTGCTTCTTGCTTTATTCTTTCAAAAGTAAGTACTGACGGTGGAACATAGGGAAAGAGTAATGCGATTAAATCCCAATTGTGTTATAGCTTTGAATACGATCCCAAAGCTTTAGATGGCGAAAACAAGAATTTGGAGCAGTTTAATGCATTCGCGGACGAAGCTGAGATTCCTGCTGTAATTAACATTTTACAATATTAAACTGACGTGCTTCTTCTGTAATGAATGACTTACGAGAAATGTGTATAAACTGTTGCTAAATAGGACGCAGAATTAAGGGAGGAAACTTGCGAACTGCTGAAAGTAGCTGCGACGCATAGTACGGATGCTCATAAAATTGGTGGTGCCTTTGGCGGTGAAGACGCTCATTACTTTTTAGATTTGGACATGGCTGTGTTAGGTTCTTCTCCAGAGAGTTACGCAGATTATAGAGACAAAATACGCGGAGAATATACTTTTCTCAGCGAGCCGATGTATATTGCATTGCGTTTAAAGGTAATTACGTAATCGAATAACGATGTATGTATTGTACATGTATATACGCCTCCTTTATACGTGTTTCTTGCAAATCAGGTGCTACAGAACTTTGTGCAAATTCCAAATATTTTTGCCACTAAGGAATTTCGTGAGAAATACGAAGAACAAGCACGACAAAATATACAAGCCGAAGTTGAATTGTTATCTTAGGATCAATAACGAATTCCATGCTTGGAACAGTGTATCTTTATAAGCCTTTTGTTATCCAACATGTTCGTTACTTAATTGAAAGAAAAGACGAGGTTTCGATCGAGACGCACTTCTTTTGCTGTGCTGCTAGTATTTCAACTCCACATAGAGTAAAGTAGCGCAAACGtatattttcaatattagtcCCTAAAGTGAATTTGTGtaactatataataataatatacaatattattatatatacagCATGGTGCATTCGTGTCTTACATTTAGCATTAAAGCTATTCAACTTGCAATATCTTCTCAAACAATAACGAAGCAAACATAACTTTAATGCAAAGCCACTGAGAAGACTACTaattattaatgttaatgctatGTCTCAGACACAAATGTACAGTTTCATGTGTTTATAGTCTATTAAAGTTTTGTTTTGCGTTTCAATGCCTGctatttatttattccattactTTTCTGtcgaacagtggcggatttaacaaggcggccgatgagcagttactactagggccccatccttaaataatattatgattttatccaaggactatatttttttctatacttttctgtacacttgctCCCTTTTAGTAAAGTAGCTCTTCATTTCCCCTAAAAAATGGGCccttcagaacgtttgccacctggcccttttttcttaaatcctccACTGCTGTCGAAGCTTCTGAGGCGGAACACTGAATTTGATTTCACAAAGATTTTATACTAAGAGAGcttagacaaatttttgttaattgttCGCATATACATACACTCATCTCTTGGCTGTTGCCTCCAATAACAGTTACGCGTGTATGTCATTTGTAACTGAATATTACCAACTTTATATGTGCATTCCATTCGAAaggaagaaatattttaaatatcgtTATATTGACTGGAATATTAATTAAACTCGTAAATGTACAATTGCTACAATGTAAAACAATGCCAATAGAATTGTGGAACTTGTCATATATACAATTTACTTCATTTGACTACTTGTGTTATTATAAATGTTTAAGTATGTTAACGtgagataaaaaatatatagagaacaaaatattatttaaaacctAGTGCATACTGTTCCCTAACATTGAGCGAACTCTGATTGTTCAACCGACCATGCTAATCACAGTTTCTTATCACAAAGAGTCACTACTGTTTAAGTGTCGCAAAGAAACTGCGTTCTAAGCTTTTATCTTATTGTTACATAggagttttgtaatttttcttctaGAACAAAATGGAGAACTTCTATTCGCTCAGAAGTTAATATCTTTAGACGAATTGTTAGTTCAAATTAATTTTCGTGCAAATTAATCGACGTGCAGCTTTACGGTCTCGTTAAATTTCGCCTCGAATAAATGAAATGTTAATGCGTGATAGAGAATATTGATCGAATCATCTAACCTTTGTATCCCGCAGGCCATTTCGAAGTTTGCAATCCATTCGATCCAATCCAAACGCATGTACTCCAAGCTTGATCGACTCCAGGCAATTAAACCACATTTTAATTCGAAAAAGAAGACACTTTTTACTAAATAACAACAATTAATCGGTCTAACACAACACTGGAAACTTTGAACGCGGCATTGTTGAAAGACGCGGTTTTAAGATTGCGCGCAAATCTGCGCGTTTCGAGAATCACAATCATTTCGATACACAGATCGATAGTAGTTTGAATGACTTCGCTGTGCggcatattttaaaaacacgATGCATAACTTTTATTTAAGTAATTCGGGTAAAAACCGACGTATGGATGCACTGAAAAgtgttaataacaatattttttatgtatcttTCAGCCTATAAATAACGTTAACGATATTTTCAAACAATGAAATggaaatacagtaaaatctattTAAATGCAATAGAAGAAATAGGTTCCAttgatttttgaatattaaattcatttGATGATTTGGAGATGGGGATTTTATTGGTCCTTTAGACATAAAATTGATCAATGAACTTTGTTTACTTTGGTTTCCATGGAACTCATGAATATAGAGTAGTATTATACAGACAACAGTGAATCGAGTATTTGGAGTGCAAGTAGCTCTTTATCATTGATACACGCGAAATTTAGTAACTATTAATGttccattattaataattattcattgtatacatttttcatatacgactttatatttatttatttttataatatgccTTTTCAACAAGATTTAAATGAAATGGAGCAAGACAATGAACGCGAGGTAAGAAGGAGCATGATTGATTTTTTCGTATTACGAtcgttattaaacattagtgAAATATTTTACTCCATAAGTTCTAGTTAATAAAttcttgttaaataattttttttaaccctcggttgtcaaacctactttttcgaacgtcgctgtcgcactgggtcaatttgaccctgccaattttcaatcagttgttacttaaaaactatttgttaaattaagtcttaaaaattctgagataaagtctGAACagtgtagaatatatgcccatcgttgaaagttgacatttaaagtgtcatcatgcttaaaaaaaaaattgaagcaaaaaGAGTTGCGACAAAAAatgttttgcttaaaaaattgcagggtcaatttgatccagagtgacaaccgagggttaacgtTATGTAATGCAAACCAAAATTATAGTCAGTCTTTATACATTTTGTAAATGTCAAAGACACTAGAGAAATCTTTTTATTTAGATACTCGTAATTTTTTAGGTGATGAAACATCAGAACACTTACCGCCTGGAAGCTTATAAACCTTTCAAAGTAGACCCGGTAGATAAGATCGTCAAGATAATAATGACCAGTAGACTTGAAGATGTCTCTTACGATGCTGTGGAGTGTCCTAAAGTTTGCGAATCAGTGGCTACGGATATTAgagagaaaataaagaaattaaatttcgataGGTCATTCTCTCGTCTTTCGTcgtgcaattattttttttacacgtatAATTTCCTTTTCATAATTGCACATTATGTGCAATGGCACATTGTGCGATAAGAAAGAGAAATAATACAGAAGTATCTCGATAACTGTAATTCGATTAATATTAACAATTCTGCATTCAGGTACAAGATCGTAGTAAACGTAACCATTATTGAAAAGGCAAGTCAATCCGTGCAGAATTCTGTTGGATTTCTGTGGGATGCCGAGAGGGATAATTACTCCACGTTCACGTATGAGGCTCGAACATTTCACGCTTACTGTTGTGTATTCGGTATTTACTACGAATAAATTATGTTAACCACTGCGATCATAGCTCGTAACTTTTTGCCACAATATCCTATTCACGTTCGTCACTTTTGTTTCAAAGTTTTgtatcaattatttatattaatggaAAGACTGAAGTCTTGACAAACGACTTCGTGTGACGCACGAACCACGCGTTCGCCATATGTTCCtcgtgttattaaataaattccgtTAGTAAAATACTGCAAAAAAATTAGGTATCTGTCACCTAAAATCACATCAAAGGTGTCTGAAAAAAATCGTCGTTGTTATTCATCTGTAGCTTCAGATATGGTAATTTCGCCCAATTCGTTTTGCCATTTATTTACTTATGATTACCACATCGTGTCAGCTGTGCAAGCGATTCGTCTCTGCTATGAATAATCGAAGTGCTAATATAATATCCTTTTGAAGATGGATACCAACATTATTCAGCCTTCAAGTCTCGAAGCTCGAGCACGGGTGTCGCAAAGATAgctgataaaaattataaatcattttaCTTCTGTTTGATTGCTTTCATTAAATGTAGACAATGAACATCTATTTGTAATCTGTTAGATTGAACATGTACGATTTGTGCACGTATGTTTTCTAGTGTTCGTACCTGTGCTCCATGATTTCTTCTCTGACACGAATTATGCGAAGAACCGGTTATCGAAATTAATTCGTTCTACTATTCCTTCGAAGTGTGTAAGTGTGTAAATATGAATATATGTATTTGTTTGGTACGTGGGATCCTGGTGCTCATTACAAATTCTACATTATATATTTGAAAATGGTTTATCGCTCCCCATTAGTAATAACGCCTTAGGTTCCTGATATGTCCCACACTCGGCAGTTGGTTCGTATAAAAGACAAAACAGCCGAACAGTTCAAAGCATTTTATCGCTGACTAGTATAGAAGAGCAAGAACGTCAGCAACCAGTTGCTGATCATACGGCGATACGATCGCACGTGAGTATTACACCTCTGTATTCAAGCGGAAGTCTGCTGTGcaaaagattttaataaaaaaggattGTATACAAATGTAAAACGCCCAGTACCTCGAAGTGaatacactttttttttatcgttttttatGCAATTATTTTCCGTGCACGAACTTATGTAGGGGTAAATCAgacaaaaccgggtacctggg
Above is a genomic segment from Andrena cerasifolii isolate SP2316 chromosome 12, iyAndCera1_principal, whole genome shotgun sequence containing:
- the LOC143375433 gene encoding GPI ethanolamine phosphate transferase 2, catalytic subunit-like isoform X2, with the protein product MREMEVGKNIAILFYVLLIGPLSITLFLYGFFPLINYDNTIATENDIPKFIENVRVKVDTLYKPMVKKLVVMVIDALRWDFITGSVGKVAMPVTSSLIANSSACLFQSKVQPPTVTMPRIKAITTGTVPSFIDVALNFGGKPVSSDNVLLQAQRYGYKSVFYGDETWLTLFPSLFHRHDGTTSFFVTDYTEVDNNVTRHLQKELHGNNDWTIMILHYLGLDHIGHVYGPFNPLIKTKLREMDNVISKIHSRIQEWNQNNDSSLFIICGDHGMSDSGGHGGSSMPETTVPFIAIGEECLQNHNHITEIQQIDIASTLSIILGMPIPFSNLGTAFLDNLYKLPIPKKLFVLYYNAKQVFNHFQKLTDYKSEYAYQKYLEAIKLHNAWLNTKDHPNDITDDIVLSYKLALKGMKEVLINSMIKYDFHIITVAILFLCHVLCLLIGKASYTSVTLKSTIFFVILNILVWAVINYLGEFEGVSLLRSKNFVAISIILFIATVLIINSYLLASIKHFRVFTHEKAENWERNWLFPLGAFLHAISLSGSSFVEEEHQTWYFYWVTFLTLLLYNSAMKFCLHLRSYRNYKQYLYAQICIKLLLLLIAHRILRNLNNTGDKYAHLPDIADFLIEQESMLGMTILLITALALLIWLDFIHEDKKYKQQSLMFNTIIGACIYLRHMHGNSVAKVPLYPETSGMYEAQIFWVLVAINFANYIYRVALTIKYNGAMFLRITLSSIVRIWIMITAMLHRPHNVILVPLQIIFSGVIHGIINDSIAHQVNTFVYTWMGNVFYFYQGNSNSLATIDVAVGYVGMSSYMPLVNGSLLIINVLSAPVLAYLLLIYHAILKYPYDTREIVTRISKTYITWRLFPVAIYTIIISIQRHHLFVWSVFSPKLLYEAITFAILCLVIFVVMILIIIQKIINKRNR